A DNA window from Streptomyces sp. CA-278952 contains the following coding sequences:
- a CDS encoding sigma-70 family RNA polymerase sigma factor: MSDLTTTTATGAAAGAGGADAAGIDSRLEGHRIELTGYCYRMLGSAFEAEDAVQDTLVRAWRNFDKFEGRSSLRSWLYRIATNVCLDMLNAGNKRARPVDLTGPTPLAQAALSPRPENVWLEPMPDGRILPSVQDPAEAAVARESVRLAFVAALQHLPPKQRAVLILREVLAWKAAEVAELLETSVASVNSALQRARATLTETEGRAGDVADPLDEEQQKLLERYVKAFEGYDMTALTALLHEDAVMTMPPFDLWLRGTGDITGFMTSIGAACAGSKLVPVLANGSPGFAHYKPAEDGDGFVPWAVQVIDIQDGAITGMHCFLDVPRWFPLFGLADRLPADA; this comes from the coding sequence ATGAGCGATCTGACCACGACGACGGCCACGGGAGCGGCGGCGGGTGCCGGGGGCGCCGACGCCGCCGGGATCGACAGCCGCCTGGAGGGCCACCGGATCGAGCTGACGGGGTACTGCTACCGGATGCTCGGATCCGCCTTCGAGGCCGAGGACGCGGTGCAGGACACCCTGGTCCGGGCCTGGCGCAACTTCGACAAGTTCGAGGGCCGCTCCTCGCTGCGCTCCTGGCTCTACCGGATCGCCACCAACGTCTGCCTGGACATGCTGAACGCGGGCAACAAGCGGGCCCGCCCGGTCGACCTGACGGGCCCCACACCGCTCGCCCAGGCCGCGCTGAGCCCCCGCCCGGAGAACGTGTGGCTGGAGCCGATGCCCGACGGCCGGATCCTGCCCTCGGTCCAGGACCCGGCGGAGGCGGCCGTGGCGCGCGAGTCGGTGCGCCTGGCGTTCGTCGCCGCCCTCCAGCACCTGCCGCCCAAGCAGCGGGCCGTGCTGATCCTGCGCGAGGTCCTCGCCTGGAAGGCCGCGGAGGTGGCCGAGCTGCTGGAGACCTCCGTCGCCTCGGTCAACAGCGCCCTGCAGCGGGCCCGCGCCACGCTGACCGAGACGGAGGGCCGGGCGGGCGATGTGGCGGACCCCCTCGACGAGGAGCAGCAGAAGCTCCTGGAGCGCTATGTGAAGGCGTTCGAGGGATATGACATGACCGCCCTGACCGCGCTGCTCCACGAGGACGCGGTGATGACGATGCCGCCGTTCGACCTGTGGCTCCGGGGCACCGGGGACATCACGGGCTTCATGACCTCCATCGGCGCGGCGTGCGCGGGCTCCAAGCTGGTGCCCGTCCTGGCGAACGGCTCCCCCGGCTTCGCGCACTACAAGCCCGCCGAGGACGGCGACGGGTTCGTGCCGTGGGCGGTCCAGGTCATCGACATCCAGGACGGGGCGATCACCGGGATGCACTGCTTCCTGGACGTCCCGCGCTGGTTCCCGCTGTTCGGCCTGGCCGACCGGCTTCCGGCCGACGCGTAG
- a CDS encoding STAS domain-containing protein: MNFARRSGLPGVDTENPIALTVTGQVSRADVPELCVELERALADPRGAALAPGGAADCDVGGVVRPDLTLVEAVARLALVARRSGRTLRLRRVPPELRSLLDLVGLADVVTLEEGPEEWVPDPR; encoded by the coding sequence ATGAATTTCGCCCGCCGGTCCGGTCTGCCTGGTGTGGATACCGAGAATCCGATCGCCCTGACCGTGACCGGCCAGGTCAGCCGCGCCGACGTACCCGAACTCTGCGTCGAGCTGGAGCGCGCTCTCGCCGACCCGCGCGGCGCTGCCCTCGCCCCGGGCGGGGCGGCGGACTGCGATGTGGGCGGGGTGGTCCGGCCCGATCTGACCCTGGTCGAGGCGGTGGCCCGGCTCGCGCTGGTCGCCCGCCGGTCCGGACGCACGCTGCGGCTGCGCCGCGTGCCCCCCGAACTCCGGTCACTGCTGGACCTGGTGGGGCTGGCCGACGTGGTGACCCTGGAGGAGGGGCCGGAGGAGTGGGTGCCGGACCCGCGCTGA
- a CDS encoding S8 family peptidase — MRTACIPAVATAVAVALAAGMTSSAVAQPDPRASSDARAQDRSEERELRRLTLVTGDRVTVDAQGKPVAFRPAKGREHIPVQRMSNKGHTLVVPADAHRLIVSGKLDRRLFDVTELSRPENLRAQRDGLKLIVGYRGKQAAAAKAQVRDAGSTEVGRSLTSLNAESVTTPTADAPAIWQALTDRRAGGERVTTAAGIDRVWLDGVRRASLDKSVPQIGAPAAWKAGFTGKGVKIAVLDTGTDATHPDLKGQILAEKNFSAAKDTKDRVGHGTHVASIAAGTGARSGGKFKGVAPDAKLLAGKVLDDDGYGEDSGILAGMEWAVAQGADIVNLSLGGTDTPEVDPLEAAVDKLSAEKGVLFAIAAGNEGDGAGTVGSPGSADAALTVGAVDDQDRLAGFSSRGPRVGDGAVKPDVTAPGVDTTAAIPSGSQIAKEVGENPAGYATISGTSMATPHVAGAAALLKQQHPDWAYTELKGALTASTKPGAYNPFQQGSGRIAVDRAIAQTVVADPVSVSFGVQQWPHTDDEPATEKVTYRNLGTGEVTLDLKVTGTGPGGKPAPAGFFTLGADRVTVPAGGTAEVTLTADTRLGSTADGTYSAYLVATGGGQTVRTAAAVEREVESYDVTVKHLGRDGRPAVYADSTLFRFGAESGNPFLSPQVVDGTAKIRVPKGTYVVNSTVYNDPDDVTKGADWIAQPKIAVTKNTSLTFDARKAKPVNVTVPDAKAKAQLFSPDYRVEEGDDAVSFGWLMESPAGIRTLHAGPKVTDGSLAQHWTGTWSRGTSTEYDIAVGGTVKQLATGLNRKFTTAQLAKVKIAMGSAAPKKKGSITAFPLLPTQGGTWATSIDQKLPGTRTLYVSTGDKVVWSFDFDQQGPLDADGWPTYEANYQVGREATYKAGKTYTKSVNTAVFGPLVDKNYGIVREGNEIVGFLPLLADCRGNAGGMLFTSAETVLYRNGKKLGQNGDPLVSGEPFRVPAGAADYKLTTTVQHSAKVNPLSTRVDAAWTFRSKKTAFTMLPVSTVRFTPAVGADGRVKAGKTVSVPVKVHGAAAGKNLKSLKTYVSYNGGKTWKKVTAKKGKITVKNPAKGKAISFSAKVTDKKGNTSSVKIYSAYFGK; from the coding sequence GTGAGAACCGCGTGCATACCGGCGGTCGCCACTGCCGTGGCCGTGGCACTGGCGGCGGGCATGACCTCGTCCGCCGTCGCCCAGCCGGATCCGAGGGCGTCGTCCGACGCCCGGGCCCAGGATCGTTCCGAGGAGAGGGAGCTGCGCCGGCTGACCCTCGTCACGGGTGACCGGGTCACCGTCGACGCCCAGGGCAAGCCGGTCGCCTTCCGGCCCGCGAAGGGCCGGGAGCACATCCCGGTACAGCGGATGAGCAACAAGGGGCACACACTCGTCGTCCCGGCCGACGCCCATCGGCTGATCGTCTCCGGCAAGCTCGACCGGCGGCTGTTCGACGTCACCGAGCTGAGCCGCCCGGAGAATCTCCGGGCCCAGCGCGACGGTCTGAAGCTGATCGTCGGCTACCGGGGCAAGCAGGCCGCCGCCGCGAAGGCGCAGGTCCGCGACGCGGGCTCCACCGAGGTGGGCCGGAGCCTGACGTCGCTGAACGCCGAGTCGGTGACCACACCGACCGCCGACGCGCCGGCGATCTGGCAGGCGCTCACCGACCGGCGGGCGGGCGGTGAGCGGGTCACCACCGCGGCCGGCATCGACCGGGTCTGGCTGGACGGGGTGCGCCGGGCGAGCCTGGACAAGAGCGTCCCGCAGATCGGCGCCCCGGCGGCGTGGAAGGCCGGGTTCACCGGCAAGGGCGTCAAGATCGCGGTCCTGGACACCGGGACGGACGCCACCCACCCCGACCTCAAGGGCCAGATCCTCGCGGAGAAGAACTTCAGCGCCGCCAAGGACACCAAGGACCGGGTCGGCCACGGCACGCACGTCGCCTCGATCGCGGCGGGCACCGGCGCCAGGTCGGGCGGCAAGTTCAAGGGCGTGGCCCCGGACGCCAAGCTGCTCGCGGGCAAGGTGCTCGACGACGACGGCTACGGCGAGGACTCCGGCATCCTGGCCGGAATGGAATGGGCGGTCGCCCAGGGCGCCGACATCGTCAACCTGAGCCTCGGCGGGACCGACACTCCGGAGGTGGACCCGCTGGAGGCCGCGGTCGACAAGCTGTCGGCCGAGAAGGGCGTCCTGTTCGCCATCGCCGCGGGCAACGAGGGCGACGGCGCGGGCACGGTGGGCTCACCGGGCAGTGCGGACGCCGCGCTGACCGTGGGCGCGGTCGACGACCAGGACAGGCTGGCGGGCTTCTCCAGCCGCGGCCCGCGGGTCGGGGACGGGGCGGTCAAGCCCGACGTGACGGCCCCCGGCGTGGACACCACGGCGGCCATCCCGTCCGGCTCGCAGATCGCGAAGGAGGTGGGCGAGAACCCCGCCGGCTACGCGACGATCTCGGGTACGTCGATGGCCACCCCGCACGTCGCGGGCGCGGCCGCCCTGCTCAAGCAGCAGCACCCCGACTGGGCGTACACCGAGCTGAAGGGCGCGCTGACCGCGTCCACGAAGCCCGGCGCGTACAACCCGTTCCAGCAGGGTTCCGGCCGGATCGCGGTGGACCGGGCGATCGCCCAGACCGTGGTCGCCGACCCGGTCTCGGTGAGCTTCGGGGTGCAGCAGTGGCCGCACACCGACGACGAGCCGGCCACCGAGAAGGTCACGTACCGCAACCTCGGTACGGGCGAGGTCACCCTCGATCTGAAGGTGACGGGCACCGGACCGGGCGGCAAGCCCGCTCCGGCCGGCTTCTTCACGCTCGGCGCGGACCGGGTCACCGTCCCGGCGGGCGGCACGGCGGAGGTGACGCTGACCGCCGACACCCGGCTCGGCTCCACGGCCGACGGCACGTACTCCGCGTACCTGGTGGCCACCGGCGGCGGGCAGACCGTGCGCACGGCCGCCGCGGTCGAGCGTGAGGTGGAGAGCTACGACGTCACGGTCAAGCACCTCGGGCGGGACGGCCGTCCGGCCGTCTACGCGGACAGCACGCTCTTCCGCTTCGGTGCGGAGTCCGGCAACCCGTTCCTGAGCCCGCAGGTCGTCGACGGCACGGCGAAGATCCGGGTGCCCAAGGGCACGTACGTGGTCAACTCCACGGTCTACAACGACCCGGACGACGTCACCAAGGGCGCCGACTGGATCGCGCAGCCCAAGATCGCGGTCACCAAGAACACCTCGCTGACGTTCGACGCCCGCAAGGCGAAGCCGGTGAACGTCACGGTTCCGGACGCGAAGGCGAAGGCTCAGCTGTTCTCCCCGGACTACCGGGTGGAGGAGGGAGACGACGCGGTCTCCTTCGGCTGGCTGATGGAGTCGCCGGCCGGAATCCGTACGCTCCACGCCGGCCCGAAGGTCACCGACGGCTCCCTCGCCCAGCACTGGACGGGCACGTGGAGCAGGGGCACGTCGACCGAGTACGACATCGCGGTCGGCGGCACGGTCAAGCAGCTCGCCACCGGCTTGAACCGGAAGTTCACCACGGCGCAGCTGGCCAAGGTGAAGATCGCGATGGGCTCGGCCGCGCCGAAGAAGAAGGGTTCGATCACCGCCTTCCCCCTCCTGCCCACGCAGGGCGGCACCTGGGCGACCTCGATCGATCAGAAGCTGCCCGGCACCCGCACGCTGTACGTCTCCACCGGGGACAAGGTGGTCTGGAGCTTCGACTTCGACCAGCAGGGCCCCCTCGACGCGGACGGCTGGCCGACGTACGAGGCCAACTACCAGGTCGGCAGGGAGGCGACGTACAAGGCGGGCAAGACGTACACGAAGTCCGTGAACACGGCGGTGTTCGGCCCACTGGTGGACAAGAACTACGGCATCGTCCGTGAGGGCAACGAGATCGTCGGCTTCCTCCCGTTGCTGGCCGACTGCCGGGGCAACGCGGGCGGGATGCTGTTCACGTCGGCCGAGACCGTCCTGTACCGCAACGGCAAGAAGCTCGGCCAGAACGGCGACCCCTTGGTCAGCGGCGAGCCCTTCCGGGTCCCGGCGGGCGCGGCCGACTACAAGCTGACGACCACGGTCCAGCACAGCGCGAAGGTCAACCCGCTCTCCACCCGGGTGGACGCGGCCTGGACGTTCCGCTCGAAGAAGACCGCGTTCACCATGCTGCCCGTCTCCACCGTCCGGTTCACCCCGGCCGTGGGCGCCGACGGCCGGGTCAAGGCGGGCAAGACCGTCTCGGTGCCGGTGAAGGTGCACGGCGCGGCCGCGGGCAAGAACCTGAAGTCGCTGAAGACGTACGTCAGTTACAACGGCGGCAAGACGTGGAAGAAGGTCACCGCCAAGAAGGGCAAGATCACCGTCAAGAACCCGGCCAAGGGCAAGGCGATCTCCTTCTCCGCCAAGGTCACCGACAAGAAGGGCAACACCTCGTCGGTGAAGATCTACAGCGCGTACTTCGGCAAGTGA
- a CDS encoding Uma2 family endonuclease, translated as MSALTGEPVPGHGQDWDDIVRIWEETDAPEGCKVEIIEEIVTVSPPPPGDHNTTAALLQRRLYTVIPEDWEIYQTLGLSLPGRGGIYIPDLVVVPRAVASGPGNTVPAEEALLVAEITSRSNANHDRVSKVNGYAKAGVELFLLLDPWHSGRPTATLYGEPEGGTYRVLETVEYGRKLTLPEPFGLVIDTGVFPVS; from the coding sequence ATGAGCGCACTCACCGGCGAACCCGTGCCGGGCCACGGCCAGGACTGGGACGACATCGTCCGGATCTGGGAGGAGACGGACGCACCCGAGGGCTGCAAGGTGGAGATCATCGAGGAGATCGTCACCGTGTCGCCGCCGCCGCCCGGGGACCACAACACCACTGCTGCCCTGCTCCAGCGCAGGCTCTACACCGTCATCCCGGAGGACTGGGAGATTTACCAGACCCTCGGCCTCTCGTTGCCGGGGCGGGGCGGCATCTACATTCCCGACCTCGTGGTCGTACCCCGGGCTGTGGCCTCCGGGCCGGGCAACACCGTCCCCGCCGAGGAGGCCCTGCTCGTCGCCGAGATCACTTCCCGCTCCAACGCCAACCACGACCGCGTCAGCAAGGTGAACGGCTACGCCAAGGCCGGAGTGGAGCTGTTCCTGCTCCTCGACCCCTGGCACTCCGGCCGCCCGACCGCGACGCTGTACGGGGAGCCGGAGGGCGGTACGTACCGGGTCCTGGAAACGGTCGAGTACGGGCGGAAGCTGACCCTTCCCGAGCCGTTCGGGCTGGTCATCGACACCGGCGTCTTCCCGGTCAGCTGA
- a CDS encoding thymidine phosphorylase, translating into MDAISVIRTKRDRGELTPEQIDWVVDAYTRGEVADEQMSALAMAILLNGMNRTEIARWTAAMIASGERMNFDALSRPTTDKHSTGGVGDKITLPLAPLVAACGAAVPQLSGRGLGHTGGTLDKLESIPGWRAHLTGAEMLSVLDGTGAVICAAGDGLAPADKKLYALRDVTGTVEAIPLIASSIMSKKIAEGTGALVLDVKVGSGAFMKTIDDARELASTMVALGTDSGVRTVALLTDMSTPLGLTAGNALEVRESVEVLAGGGPRDVVDLTLALAREMLDAAGLKDADPEKALADGSAMDVWRRMISAQGGDPDATLPTAREQHIVTARSSGVLTRLDAYDVGVAAWRLGAGRARKEDPVQAGAGVELHAKPGDTVTEGQPLMTLHTDTPEKFDYALKALPEAYDIAPAGTSFAPLPVVRERIA; encoded by the coding sequence ATGGACGCCATCTCCGTCATCCGCACCAAGCGGGACCGAGGCGAGCTGACCCCCGAGCAGATCGACTGGGTCGTCGACGCCTACACCCGCGGCGAGGTCGCCGACGAGCAGATGTCCGCCCTCGCCATGGCGATCCTGCTCAACGGAATGAACCGCACGGAGATCGCCCGCTGGACCGCCGCGATGATCGCCTCCGGCGAGCGGATGAACTTCGACGCGCTCTCCCGCCCGACCACCGACAAGCACTCCACCGGCGGCGTCGGCGACAAGATCACCCTGCCGCTCGCCCCGCTGGTCGCCGCCTGCGGCGCGGCCGTGCCGCAGCTCAGCGGCCGGGGCCTCGGCCACACCGGCGGCACCCTGGACAAGCTGGAGTCCATCCCCGGCTGGCGGGCCCACCTCACAGGCGCGGAGATGCTCAGCGTCCTCGACGGCACCGGCGCGGTCATCTGCGCCGCCGGCGACGGCCTCGCCCCCGCCGACAAGAAGCTGTACGCGCTCCGCGACGTCACCGGCACCGTCGAGGCGATCCCGCTGATCGCCAGCTCGATCATGTCCAAGAAGATCGCCGAGGGCACCGGAGCGCTCGTCCTGGACGTCAAGGTCGGCTCCGGCGCCTTCATGAAGACCATTGACGACGCCCGCGAACTGGCCTCCACCATGGTCGCGCTCGGCACCGACAGCGGGGTGCGGACGGTCGCGCTGCTCACCGACATGTCCACCCCGCTCGGCCTCACCGCGGGCAACGCGCTGGAGGTCCGCGAGTCCGTCGAGGTGCTGGCCGGCGGCGGCCCTAGGGACGTCGTCGACCTGACCCTCGCCCTCGCCCGCGAGATGCTGGACGCCGCCGGACTCAAGGACGCCGACCCGGAGAAGGCCCTCGCCGACGGCTCCGCCATGGACGTCTGGCGCCGGATGATCTCCGCCCAGGGCGGCGACCCGGACGCCACGCTCCCGACCGCCCGCGAGCAGCACATCGTCACCGCACGCTCCTCCGGCGTCCTGACCCGCCTGGACGCCTACGACGTCGGCGTCGCCGCCTGGCGCCTCGGCGCGGGCCGCGCGCGCAAGGAGGACCCGGTGCAGGCGGGCGCGGGCGTCGAGCTGCACGCCAAGCCCGGCGACACCGTCACCGAGGGCCAGCCCCTGATGACGCTGCACACGGACACCCCGGAGAAGTTCGACTACGCGCTGAAGGCGCTGCCCGAGGCGTACGACATCGCCCCGGCCGGCACGTCGTTCGCACCGCTGCCGGTGGTGCGGGAACGTATCGCCTGA
- a CDS encoding cytidine deaminase yields MTPPAAGGPPAAAFGEADWDTLREAARDAMSRAYVPYSRYPVGVAARVDDGRTITGCNVENASYGLSLCAECGLVSALHATGGGRLTHFTCVDGTGSVLVPCGRCRQLLYEFGGPELLLETPDGRRTLDEMLPQAFGPQHLA; encoded by the coding sequence GTGACGCCCCCCGCCGCCGGAGGCCCGCCCGCCGCGGCCTTCGGCGAGGCCGACTGGGACACCCTGCGGGAGGCCGCCCGGGACGCCATGTCCCGCGCGTACGTCCCCTACTCGCGCTACCCGGTCGGGGTCGCCGCCCGGGTGGACGACGGCCGCACGATCACCGGCTGCAACGTGGAGAACGCCAGCTACGGCCTCTCGCTCTGCGCGGAGTGCGGCCTGGTCTCCGCGCTCCACGCCACCGGCGGCGGCCGCCTGACCCACTTCACCTGCGTGGACGGCACCGGGTCGGTCCTGGTGCCGTGCGGCAGGTGCCGGCAGCTGCTGTACGAGTTCGGCGGCCCGGAGCTGCTCCTGGAGACGCCCGACGGGCGGCGCACGCTGGACGAGATGCTGCCCCAGGCGTTCGGCCCGCAGCACCTCGCCTGA
- a CDS encoding ABC transporter permease, which produces MSTSKATAARVAPAKGGRRKLSLPVVLLIIAGALALVSMVRLISGANDITSVGQVRGALALAVPIGLAGLGGLWAERAGVVNIGLEGMMVLGTWFGAWAGFHWGPWVGVLFGILGGCLGGLLHAVITVTFGVNHIVSGVAINILAVGVTRYLSNFAFDGIQGGSSKQSPRIDPIDRITIPGLADWLQDLQQRHWFLISDLAGILGGLVTGVSLLTVVALLLIPATWWILWRTPFGLRLRSCGESPVAAETLGVNVYKYKYIAVTISGGLAGLGGAFLAIVATGIYQEGQTGGRGYIGLAAMIFGNWMPGGMALGAGLFGFTDSLKLRGGAENVHAMLLLLAILLVIAVFWQLYRKKYVAAVISAAVSALLFTWYFLTDQVPSQFVDAAPYVTTLLVLSLSAQRLRMPKADGVPYRKGEGK; this is translated from the coding sequence GTGAGCACGAGCAAAGCCACCGCCGCACGCGTCGCCCCCGCCAAGGGCGGCCGCCGCAAGCTCTCCCTGCCCGTCGTCCTCTTGATCATCGCGGGCGCGCTCGCCCTGGTCTCGATGGTCCGCCTCATCAGCGGCGCCAACGACATCACCTCGGTCGGCCAGGTCCGCGGGGCCCTGGCACTCGCCGTCCCGATCGGCCTCGCCGGACTCGGCGGCCTGTGGGCCGAGCGCGCGGGCGTCGTCAACATCGGCCTCGAAGGCATGATGGTCCTGGGCACCTGGTTCGGCGCCTGGGCCGGGTTCCATTGGGGCCCGTGGGTGGGCGTCCTCTTCGGCATCCTCGGCGGCTGCCTCGGCGGCCTGCTGCACGCCGTCATCACCGTCACCTTCGGCGTGAACCACATCGTCTCCGGTGTGGCCATCAACATCCTCGCCGTCGGCGTCACCCGCTACCTCTCCAACTTCGCCTTCGACGGCATCCAGGGCGGCTCCTCCAAGCAGTCCCCGCGCATCGATCCGATCGACAGGATCACCATCCCAGGGCTCGCGGACTGGCTTCAGGACCTGCAACAACGGCACTGGTTCCTGATCTCCGACCTCGCGGGCATCCTCGGCGGCCTGGTCACCGGAGTCTCCCTGCTGACCGTCGTCGCCCTGCTGCTGATCCCCGCCACCTGGTGGATCCTGTGGCGCACGCCGTTCGGGCTCCGGCTGCGCTCCTGCGGCGAGTCCCCGGTGGCCGCCGAGACCCTCGGCGTCAACGTGTACAAGTACAAGTACATCGCCGTCACCATCTCCGGCGGTCTGGCGGGCCTCGGCGGCGCGTTCCTCGCGATCGTCGCCACCGGCATCTACCAGGAGGGCCAGACCGGCGGCCGCGGCTACATCGGCCTCGCCGCGATGATCTTCGGCAACTGGATGCCCGGCGGCATGGCGCTCGGCGCCGGGCTCTTCGGCTTCACCGACAGCCTCAAGCTGCGCGGCGGCGCGGAGAACGTCCACGCGATGCTGCTCCTGCTGGCGATCCTGCTGGTCATCGCGGTGTTCTGGCAGCTGTACCGGAAGAAGTACGTCGCCGCGGTGATCTCGGCGGCCGTCTCGGCGCTGCTGTTCACCTGGTACTTCCTGACCGACCAGGTGCCGAGCCAGTTCGTCGACGCCGCCCCGTACGTCACGACGCTGCTGGTCCTCTCGCTCTCCGCGCAACGGCTGCGGATGCCCAAGGCGGACGGCGTGCCGTACCGCAAGGGCGAGGGCAAGTGA
- a CDS encoding ABC transporter permease, whose amino-acid sequence MKKFDKDRMILGFAGPVLALVVALALTTVVLLASGRNPFEPYRIMFESASYVDVQVLIVNQAGTYYLAALAVAVGFRMNLFNIGVDGQYRLAAMMAALVGASVSLPGPLHIALIVVVAMLVGAFWSGIAGFLKTTRGVSEVVSTIMLNSIATALVAWLILPKNFGEQLAGSNNLTTGDIAESGWFPGLPMGDMAGEIYGFTFVAAGCGILYWFVLNRTRFGFDLRATGASESAAQASGVDAKKMILTSMLISGAVAGLAGMPTLLGDTHTYSLDFPTGIGFTGITIALLGRNNPLGIAFSALLIAFLDKSSASLDQYGYEKEIATIMQGLIVISVVVSYELVRRYGIRRQQQKVGEELAAGHAIKTEKEAAL is encoded by the coding sequence ATGAAGAAATTCGACAAGGACCGGATGATCCTGGGCTTCGCCGGCCCGGTGCTCGCCCTGGTCGTCGCCCTCGCGCTGACGACCGTGGTGCTGCTGGCCTCCGGCCGGAACCCCTTCGAGCCGTACCGGATCATGTTCGAGTCGGCGAGCTACGTCGACGTACAGGTCCTGATCGTCAACCAGGCCGGTACGTATTACCTCGCCGCACTCGCCGTGGCCGTCGGCTTCCGGATGAACCTCTTCAACATCGGCGTCGACGGGCAGTACCGCCTCGCCGCCATGATGGCCGCGCTGGTCGGCGCGAGCGTCAGTCTGCCGGGGCCGCTGCACATCGCGCTGATCGTGGTCGTCGCGATGCTGGTCGGCGCGTTCTGGTCGGGCATCGCGGGTTTCCTCAAGACCACCCGCGGGGTGAGCGAGGTCGTCTCGACGATCATGCTCAACTCGATCGCCACCGCCCTGGTCGCCTGGCTGATCCTGCCGAAGAACTTCGGCGAGCAGCTGGCCGGCTCCAACAACCTGACCACCGGTGACATCGCGGAGTCCGGCTGGTTCCCGGGGCTGCCGATGGGCGACATGGCCGGGGAGATCTACGGTTTCACCTTCGTCGCCGCGGGCTGCGGCATCCTGTACTGGTTCGTGCTGAACCGCACCCGGTTCGGGTTCGACCTGCGCGCCACCGGCGCCAGCGAGAGCGCCGCCCAGGCCTCCGGCGTGGACGCCAAGAAGATGATCCTCACCTCGATGCTGATCTCCGGTGCGGTCGCGGGCCTGGCCGGCATGCCGACCCTGCTCGGCGACACCCACACCTACAGCCTCGACTTCCCCACCGGTATCGGCTTCACCGGCATCACCATCGCGCTGCTGGGCCGCAACAACCCGCTCGGCATCGCCTTCAGCGCCCTGCTGATCGCCTTCCTGGACAAGTCGTCGGCCTCGCTCGACCAGTACGGGTACGAGAAGGAGATCGCCACGATCATGCAGGGCCTGATCGTGATCTCGGTGGTCGTCTCCTACGAGCTGGTCCGCCGGTACGGCATCCGCCGCCAGCAGCAGAAGGTCGGCGAGGAGCTCGCCGCCGGCCATGCCATCAAGACCGAGAAGGAGGCGGCCCTGTGA